One genomic segment of Paraburkholderia caffeinilytica includes these proteins:
- the rnc gene encoding ribonuclease III, with protein MPLSPLESRLRYEFRNAELLRQALTHRSHSSTHNERLEFLGDSVLNCAVAALLFQRFGKLDEGDLSRVRANLVKQQSLYEIAQALNISEGLRLGEGELRSGGFRRPSILADTLEAVLGAVFLDGGFDAAQTVIKRLYVPILDHIDPRTLGKDAKTLLQEYLQGHKIALPTYTVVATHGAAHNQQFEVECTVPKLDVKVSGSGASRRAAEQAAAKKALDEVMAAAPAVVAKPKRSKGARAAKNAEQEIVPGVTGVQAALDLRSPDRKGERGAGRGETRTGTVPAAESSAERPALAATSAPLAVIRAAHVEYSGQDKPERVERADRSAPHASDRSAAGTDKPAADKQAADKPADKLDAKSAEITKPADAKPSDAKPSDAKAAEAKPEATVRSADKHRSRETTPGAAVPAPGVPAPIEHEPGVGDAVQTRVADAGH; from the coding sequence ATGCCCCTATCTCCGTTGGAAAGCCGTCTGCGCTACGAATTTCGCAATGCGGAATTGTTGCGCCAGGCTTTAACGCACCGCAGTCATAGCTCCACGCACAACGAACGGCTCGAGTTTCTCGGCGACTCCGTTCTGAATTGCGCGGTGGCTGCGCTTTTGTTCCAACGTTTCGGCAAACTGGACGAAGGCGACCTGTCGCGCGTCCGTGCCAATCTGGTCAAGCAGCAGTCGCTTTACGAAATCGCTCAGGCCCTGAATATCTCCGAGGGCCTGCGCCTCGGTGAGGGTGAATTGCGCAGCGGCGGCTTCCGCCGTCCGTCGATCCTCGCTGACACGCTCGAAGCCGTGCTGGGCGCGGTGTTCCTCGACGGCGGGTTCGATGCCGCCCAGACGGTCATCAAGCGCCTTTACGTGCCGATTCTCGATCACATCGACCCGCGCACGCTCGGCAAAGACGCGAAGACGCTGCTGCAGGAGTATCTGCAAGGCCACAAGATCGCGTTACCGACGTACACGGTCGTCGCAACGCATGGTGCGGCGCACAATCAGCAATTTGAAGTCGAATGCACGGTGCCGAAGCTGGACGTCAAGGTGTCCGGCTCCGGCGCGAGCCGTCGTGCGGCCGAGCAGGCCGCGGCCAAGAAGGCGCTCGACGAAGTCATGGCCGCCGCGCCCGCCGTGGTCGCCAAGCCCAAGCGTTCAAAGGGTGCCCGCGCGGCGAAGAATGCCGAGCAGGAGATCGTGCCCGGCGTGACCGGTGTGCAGGCCGCGCTCGATTTACGCAGCCCGGATCGCAAAGGTGAGCGTGGGGCCGGGCGAGGTGAAACCCGCACCGGCACCGTGCCGGCAGCAGAGTCCTCAGCCGAACGGCCGGCCCTGGCCGCGACCTCTGCGCCGCTGGCTGTGATTCGCGCCGCGCACGTGGAATACAGCGGGCAGGACAAGCCGGAGCGCGTTGAGAGAGCTGACAGGTCTGCTCCCCACGCGAGCGACAGATCTGCGGCTGGCACGGACAAGCCCGCCGCGGACAAGCAGGCCGCGGACAAGCCAGCCGACAAGCTGGACGCCAAATCTGCCGAAATCACGAAGCCTGCAGACGCAAAACCCTCGGACGCAAAACCCTCGGACGCAAAGGCCGCCGAAGCCAAGCCGGAAGCCACCGTCCGCAGCGCCGACAAACACCGCAGCCGTGAAACCACACCCGGCGCAGCCGTGCCCGCGCCTGGCGTGCCGGCACCGATCGAACACGAACCCGGCGTCGGCGACGCGGTGCAAACCCGCGTCGCCGATGCGGGCCATTGA
- the lepB gene encoding signal peptidase I, with product MNFALILFVLVILTGVAWVADKLVFMPQRRRAAEAVVAEFDRQQARVGERFADENAAQTRARLRDDKLRQPWWLEYSASFFPVILVVFVVRSFVVEPFKIPSGSMVPTLLVGDFILVNKFDYGIRLPITNTKITEGRPLERGDVVVFRYPKDESVDYIKRVIGLPGDTVAYQDKQLTINGKPVPETPLPDYLDEERLGYAKQFEENINGRKNAILNNPAVPPFIVGAEDYPYRDNCTYNARGVICKVPPGNYFMMGDNRDNSADSRYWGFAPDKNIVGRAFFIWMNFSDLKRIGSFH from the coding sequence ATGAATTTTGCGCTGATTCTTTTTGTGCTCGTCATTTTGACGGGCGTCGCATGGGTCGCAGATAAACTGGTTTTCATGCCGCAACGGCGGCGCGCGGCGGAAGCCGTGGTCGCTGAGTTCGACCGCCAGCAGGCACGTGTCGGCGAGCGTTTCGCCGACGAAAACGCGGCGCAAACGCGCGCTCGTCTGCGTGACGACAAGCTGCGTCAACCGTGGTGGCTCGAGTATTCGGCGAGCTTTTTCCCGGTGATTCTGGTGGTGTTCGTGGTGCGCTCGTTCGTGGTCGAGCCGTTCAAGATTCCGTCGGGTTCGATGGTGCCGACGCTGCTGGTGGGCGATTTCATCCTCGTCAATAAATTCGACTACGGCATCCGCCTGCCGATCACCAACACGAAGATCACCGAAGGCCGTCCGCTCGAACGCGGCGACGTGGTGGTGTTCCGCTACCCGAAAGACGAATCGGTCGACTACATCAAGCGCGTGATCGGCCTGCCGGGCGACACGGTTGCCTATCAGGACAAGCAACTGACCATCAACGGCAAGCCGGTGCCGGAAACGCCGCTGCCCGACTATCTCGACGAAGAGCGCCTCGGCTACGCGAAGCAATTCGAAGAAAATATCAACGGCCGCAAGAACGCGATTCTGAACAACCCGGCCGTGCCGCCGTTCATCGTCGGTGCGGAAGATTATCCGTATCGCGATAACTGCACGTACAACGCACGCGGCGTGATCTGCAAAGTGCCGCCGGGCAATTACTTCATGATGGGCGACAACCGCGATAACAGTGCGGATAGCCGTTACTGGGGTTTTGCACCGGATAAGAATATCGTCGGCCGCGCGTTTTTTATCTGGATGAACTTCAGCGATCTGAAGCGCATCGGCTCATTCCACTGA
- the lepA gene encoding translation elongation factor 4, with product MDHIRNFSIIAHIDHGKSTLADRIIQICGGLSDREMESQVLDSMDLERERGITIKAQTAALTYKARDGQIYNLNMIDTPGHVDFSYEVSRSLSACEGALLVVDASQGVEAQTVANCYTAIELGVDVIPVLNKIDLPAANPENAIAEIEDVIGIDATDATHCSAKTGLGVEDVLEALIAKVPPPKGDPEAPLQALIIDSWFDNYVGVVMLVRIVNGTLRPKDKIRMMATGAQYPVEHIGVFTPKSKNLESLSAGQVGFIIAGIKELAAAKVGDTVTLVNRPAAEPLPGFKEVKPQVFAGLYPVEANQYDALRDSLEKLKLNDASLMYEPEVSQALGFGFRCGFLGLLHMEIVQERLEREFDMDLITTAPTVVYEVLQRDGTVLMVENPAKMPEPSKIEEVREPIVTVNLYMPQDYVGSVITLCTQKRGNQINMQYHGRQVQLTYEIPMGEVVLDFFDRLKSISRGYASMDYEFKEYRAADVVKVDMLINGDKVDALSVIVHRSQSQYRGREVAAKMRELIPRQMYDVAIQATIGSNIIARENIKALRKNVLAKCYGGDISRKKKLLEKQKAGKKRMKQVGSVEIPQEAFLAILRVEDK from the coding sequence ATGGATCATATTCGTAACTTCTCGATCATTGCGCACATCGACCATGGCAAGTCGACGCTCGCCGATCGCATCATCCAGATCTGCGGTGGGTTGTCCGACCGCGAGATGGAATCTCAAGTGCTCGACTCGATGGATCTCGAGCGTGAGCGCGGTATCACCATCAAGGCACAAACGGCCGCACTGACGTACAAGGCCCGTGACGGGCAGATCTACAACCTGAACATGATCGACACGCCGGGCCACGTCGACTTCTCTTATGAAGTCAGCCGCTCGCTGTCCGCGTGTGAAGGCGCGTTGCTGGTCGTCGACGCAAGCCAGGGCGTGGAAGCGCAAACCGTCGCCAATTGCTACACGGCGATCGAGCTTGGTGTCGACGTGATTCCGGTGCTCAACAAGATCGACCTGCCGGCCGCGAATCCCGAGAACGCGATCGCGGAAATCGAAGACGTCATCGGCATTGACGCAACCGACGCGACGCATTGCAGCGCGAAGACCGGCCTCGGCGTGGAAGACGTGCTCGAAGCGCTGATCGCCAAGGTGCCGCCGCCCAAGGGCGACCCGGAAGCACCGCTGCAGGCGCTGATCATCGACTCGTGGTTCGACAACTACGTGGGCGTCGTGATGCTGGTGCGTATCGTCAACGGCACGCTGCGCCCGAAAGACAAGATCCGCATGATGGCGACCGGCGCGCAGTATCCGGTCGAGCATATCGGTGTGTTCACGCCGAAGTCGAAGAACCTCGAATCGCTATCCGCGGGGCAGGTGGGCTTCATCATCGCCGGCATCAAGGAACTGGCTGCGGCGAAAGTGGGCGACACCGTCACGCTGGTGAATCGTCCTGCTGCCGAACCGCTGCCGGGCTTCAAGGAAGTGAAGCCGCAGGTGTTCGCCGGTCTCTATCCGGTTGAGGCGAACCAGTACGACGCGCTGCGCGACTCGCTGGAAAAGCTGAAGCTGAACGACGCCTCGCTGATGTACGAGCCGGAAGTGTCGCAGGCGCTCGGTTTCGGTTTCCGCTGCGGCTTCCTCGGTCTGCTGCACATGGAGATCGTGCAGGAACGTCTGGAGCGCGAGTTCGACATGGACCTGATCACCACGGCGCCGACCGTGGTGTACGAAGTTCTGCAGCGCGACGGCACGGTCCTCATGGTCGAAAATCCGGCCAAGATGCCGGAGCCCTCGAAGATCGAAGAGGTGCGCGAGCCGATCGTCACCGTGAATCTGTACATGCCGCAAGACTACGTCGGCTCGGTGATCACGCTGTGCACGCAAAAGCGCGGCAACCAGATCAACATGCAGTATCACGGCCGTCAGGTGCAGTTGACCTATGAAATCCCGATGGGCGAAGTCGTGCTCGATTTCTTCGATCGTCTGAAGTCGATCTCGCGCGGCTACGCGTCGATGGATTACGAGTTCAAGGAATATCGGGCGGCCGACGTCGTGAAGGTCGACATGCTGATCAACGGCGACAAGGTCGATGCGCTGTCGGTGATCGTGCACCGTTCGCAAAGCCAGTATCGCGGTCGCGAAGTCGCGGCGAAAATGCGTGAACTGATTCCGCGCCAGATGTACGACGTGGCGATTCAAGCCACCATCGGTTCGAACATTATTGCGCGCGAGAACATTAAAGCATTGCGTAAGAACGTGCTGGCAAAATGCTACGGCGGCGACATTTCCCGTAAGAAGAAATTGCTCGAGAAACAAAAGGCAGGCAAGAAGCGAATGAAGCAGGTCGGGTCCGTCGAGATTCCGCAAGAGGCTTTCCTCGCGATTCTGCGTGTCGAAGACAAATAA
- a CDS encoding glutaredoxin family protein produces MKSMALLTLYGRAWCHLCDDMRAALEPLLAEFAAQVVVIDVDTDPLLEARYNELVPVLVCDGIELCHYHLDAARVRAALAARAAVTHLESR; encoded by the coding sequence ATGAAGTCGATGGCGCTGCTCACGCTCTACGGGCGCGCGTGGTGCCACTTGTGCGACGACATGCGCGCCGCCCTCGAGCCGTTGCTGGCCGAATTCGCCGCGCAAGTCGTCGTGATCGACGTCGACACGGATCCCTTGCTGGAAGCCCGTTATAACGAACTGGTTCCGGTTCTGGTCTGTGACGGCATCGAACTGTGTCACTATCATCTTGACGCGGCGCGGGTTCGCGCCGCGCTCGCAGCACGCGCTGCAGTGACCCATTTGGAATCCCGTTAA
- a CDS encoding DegQ family serine endoprotease, producing the protein MTTFSVRKFLAAAVVAACLPLVPHMASAAPAANLPDFTDLVDKVGPAVVNIRTTTRVSNSGARGGLPPGMDDGDMSEFFRRFFGIPLPQSPQSPGVPRGGDNGGSGGSGGSQDSPDNSDAEQNSGVGSGFILSADGYVMTNAHVVDDADTIYVTLTDKREFKAKLIGVDDRTDVAVVKISAANLPTITIGDSNKVRVGEWVVAIGSPFGLENTVTAGIVSAKGRDTGDYLPFIQTDVAVNPGNSGGPLINMQGEVIGINSQIYSRTGGFMGISFAIPIDEAMRVADQLKASGKVVRGRIAVAIGEVTKDVADSLGLPKAQGALVSSVEPGGPADKAGVQPGDIILKFNGHSVDTATDLPRMVGDTKPGTKSTITIWRKGQTRELPVTIAEMQPDKTAKADDKKPPAPKQRATNVLGLAVSDIPADQMKALKLHNGVQIDAVDGPAVRVGLQKGDIVLRVGDTDITSAKQFDDLTAHLDSQKMVALLVRRGENTQFVPIRPRSAPK; encoded by the coding sequence ATGACGACTTTCTCGGTGCGCAAATTCCTCGCGGCCGCGGTGGTAGCGGCGTGTTTGCCGCTCGTGCCGCACATGGCGTCGGCGGCTCCCGCAGCCAATCTGCCCGACTTTACTGACCTCGTCGACAAGGTCGGCCCGGCAGTCGTCAACATTCGCACGACCACGCGCGTGTCGAACAGCGGTGCCCGTGGCGGATTGCCGCCAGGCATGGACGATGGCGACATGTCGGAGTTTTTCCGGCGCTTCTTCGGCATCCCGTTGCCGCAGTCGCCGCAATCGCCTGGTGTGCCACGCGGTGGCGATAACGGTGGCAGCGGCGGGAGCGGCGGCAGCCAGGATTCGCCTGATAACAGCGACGCCGAACAGAACAGCGGCGTCGGCTCAGGCTTCATCCTGTCGGCCGACGGCTACGTGATGACCAATGCGCACGTCGTGGACGACGCCGATACCATCTACGTCACCCTCACCGACAAACGCGAGTTCAAGGCCAAACTGATCGGCGTGGATGATCGGACCGATGTTGCCGTCGTGAAGATCAGCGCGGCCAATTTGCCGACCATCACGATTGGCGACTCGAACAAGGTGCGGGTGGGCGAGTGGGTGGTCGCGATTGGTTCGCCGTTCGGTCTCGAGAACACGGTGACGGCCGGTATCGTCAGCGCAAAGGGGCGCGATACGGGCGATTATCTGCCGTTCATCCAGACCGACGTGGCCGTCAATCCGGGTAATTCAGGCGGTCCGCTGATCAACATGCAAGGCGAAGTGATCGGCATCAATTCGCAGATCTACAGTCGCACGGGCGGCTTCATGGGCATCTCGTTCGCGATTCCGATCGACGAGGCGATGCGCGTGGCCGACCAGCTGAAGGCATCGGGCAAGGTCGTGCGCGGCCGCATCGCGGTGGCGATCGGCGAAGTAACGAAAGACGTGGCCGATTCGCTCGGTCTGCCGAAGGCACAGGGCGCGCTGGTTAGCAGCGTTGAGCCGGGCGGCCCGGCAGACAAAGCCGGCGTGCAGCCGGGCGACATCATCCTGAAGTTCAACGGCCATTCGGTCGATACGGCAACGGATCTGCCGCGTATGGTTGGCGATACGAAGCCGGGCACCAAGTCGACCATCACGATCTGGCGCAAGGGTCAAACGCGCGAGCTGCCGGTCACGATTGCCGAGATGCAGCCGGACAAGACCGCCAAGGCAGACGATAAAAAGCCGCCGGCGCCGAAGCAGCGCGCCACGAATGTGTTGGGCCTTGCCGTTAGCGATATCCCGGCTGACCAGATGAAGGCGCTGAAGCTGCACAACGGTGTGCAGATCGACGCGGTAGACGGCCCGGCCGTGCGCGTCGGGCTGCAGAAGGGCGACATCGTCCTGCGGGTGGGCGATACCGATATCACGAGCGCGAAACAGTTCGACGATCTGACCGCACACCTCGACTCGCAGAAGATGGTTGCGTTGCTGGTCCGTCGTGGCGAGAACACGCAGTTCGTGCCGATTCGCCCGCGTAGCGCCCCAAAATGA
- a CDS encoding MucB/RseB C-terminal domain-containing protein, which yields MQTPRLNKTTIWGRLPAFLFCAAVLLSATPRVFAQTDDPLVVRRTAAELLDRIHQAAQLQNYEGAFVYQRGNFVQTSRIAHYATRTDGEFEQLESLDGKPRKMLRHNDDLYTFVPERHLCVVEKRQNKDSFPALLAVSGEQVLSVYEPKLLGDDRVAGVDSQVIELDPKDAYRFAYKLWADKKTGLLLRAQTLDPNGQVLEQLSFSQIRIGVAADKAAIVNGIRNTTGWTVVRPPVEPVDMAAQGWQITPTVPGFRRIRELRRPMAARDAGQPTIAVDQAVFSDGLAAISVFVEPVENNTRKEGAGSSGATHVLVKRRGDFWITLLGEVPQTTLQQFASAIEYKAPK from the coding sequence ATGCAGACTCCGCGGTTGAATAAAACGACTATCTGGGGGCGGCTGCCGGCATTTCTGTTCTGCGCAGCCGTATTGTTGTCCGCCACGCCGCGGGTCTTTGCACAAACCGACGATCCACTCGTCGTCCGTCGCACGGCCGCGGAGCTGCTCGATCGAATTCATCAGGCCGCCCAGTTGCAGAACTACGAGGGCGCGTTCGTCTATCAGCGCGGCAATTTCGTTCAGACGTCGCGGATCGCGCACTACGCGACCCGCACCGATGGCGAATTCGAGCAACTCGAAAGCCTCGACGGCAAGCCGCGCAAAATGCTTCGCCACAACGACGATCTCTACACGTTCGTGCCTGAGCGGCATCTGTGCGTGGTCGAGAAGCGCCAGAACAAAGATTCGTTTCCTGCACTGCTGGCTGTAAGCGGCGAGCAGGTGCTGTCGGTGTACGAGCCGAAGCTGCTCGGCGACGACCGCGTCGCGGGTGTCGACAGTCAGGTGATCGAACTCGACCCGAAAGACGCATACCGCTTTGCCTACAAGCTGTGGGCCGACAAGAAGACCGGCCTGCTGCTGCGTGCGCAGACGCTTGACCCGAACGGCCAGGTGCTCGAGCAGTTGTCGTTTTCGCAGATTCGCATCGGCGTGGCGGCCGACAAGGCCGCCATCGTCAACGGCATTCGTAATACGACAGGTTGGACGGTCGTGCGTCCGCCGGTCGAACCGGTCGACATGGCTGCGCAAGGCTGGCAGATCACGCCGACGGTACCGGGATTCCGCAGGATTCGCGAGCTTCGCCGCCCCATGGCCGCGCGTGACGCGGGCCAGCCGACCATTGCGGTCGATCAGGCAGTATTCTCCGATGGCCTCGCGGCCATTTCGGTGTTCGTCGAGCCGGTCGAGAACAATACTCGCAAGGAGGGCGCGGGCAGTAGCGGCGCCACGCACGTGCTGGTCAAGCGGCGCGGCGACTTCTGGATTACCCTGCTTGGTGAAGTGCCCCAGACCACATTGCAGCAATTTGCGTCTGCCATAGAATATAAAGCTCCGAAGTAA
- a CDS encoding sigma-E factor negative regulatory protein: MGSVSMQSHASSRGERLSAFVDGELFGEEHLNAFVAELDGEDRAAWSCYHLIGDALRSDDLAVSPAASSAFLSGFAARFDNEPHVLAPAAMPVARRLLALRRRVVPAFAVAAAAATLTWIVVPQLQGVPGSPGVAQVASIQSHGDSLQRVAMASMPAATLQPVAQDANIIRDASLDQYLEAHQQFAQQPVMPGSMPLIRAAAVSTQGQ; this comes from the coding sequence ATGGGGTCGGTCTCGATGCAATCGCACGCCAGCTCGCGCGGCGAGCGTCTGTCCGCTTTTGTCGACGGTGAGCTGTTCGGCGAAGAGCATCTGAACGCGTTTGTTGCCGAACTGGACGGTGAAGATCGTGCCGCCTGGTCGTGCTATCACCTGATCGGCGACGCGCTGCGTTCCGACGATCTGGCGGTCAGCCCGGCGGCGAGCAGTGCGTTCCTGAGCGGTTTTGCCGCGCGTTTCGACAACGAGCCGCACGTGCTCGCACCTGCCGCAATGCCGGTCGCGCGGCGTTTGCTGGCGTTGCGCCGGCGCGTCGTGCCCGCGTTTGCTGTCGCAGCCGCCGCTGCCACGCTGACGTGGATCGTCGTGCCGCAATTGCAAGGCGTGCCGGGCAGCCCAGGTGTGGCGCAAGTCGCGTCGATCCAGTCGCATGGCGATTCGCTGCAGCGTGTGGCCATGGCGTCGATGCCGGCCGCTACGCTCCAGCCGGTCGCGCAAGACGCCAACATCATTCGTGACGCCAGTCTCGATCAGTATCTGGAAGCTCACCAGCAATTCGCGCAGCAACCGGTCATGCCGGGCTCGATGCCGCTGATTCGCGCTGCCGCCGTTTCTACGCAAGGCCAATAG
- the rpoE gene encoding RNA polymerase sigma factor RpoE, translating into MSEKEIDQVLVERVQKGDKAAFELLVSKYHRKILRLISRLVRDPAEVEDVAQDAFIKAYRALPQFRGESAFYTWLYRIAVNTAKNYLATQGRRAPTSTEADAEEAETFSDADQLRDINTPESMLMSKQIAETVNAAMAVLPEELRTAITLREIEGLSYEEIAEMMGCPIGTVRSRIFRAREAIAAKLRPLLDTPEGKRW; encoded by the coding sequence GTGAGCGAAAAAGAAATTGATCAGGTGCTGGTCGAGCGCGTCCAGAAGGGCGACAAGGCCGCGTTCGAGCTTCTGGTCTCCAAATACCACCGCAAGATTCTCCGGCTGATCTCGCGCCTCGTGCGCGACCCGGCCGAAGTGGAAGACGTCGCCCAGGACGCCTTTATCAAGGCGTACCGGGCTTTGCCGCAGTTTCGCGGGGAATCGGCTTTTTATACGTGGTTGTACCGGATTGCGGTCAATACGGCAAAGAACTACCTTGCGACCCAAGGGCGGCGCGCCCCGACGTCGACCGAAGCAGATGCTGAAGAAGCTGAAACTTTCTCGGACGCCGACCAACTAAGGGATATCAACACGCCTGAGTCGATGTTGATGAGCAAGCAGATCGCTGAGACGGTCAATGCTGCGATGGCGGTTTTACCGGAAGAGTTGCGCACCGCCATTACTCTTCGTGAAATTGAAGGTTTGAGTTACGAGGAAATCGCTGAGATGATGGGTTGCCCAATTGGCACAGTCAGATCACGAATTTTCCGCGCTCGCGAAGCCATTGCGGCAAAATTGCGTCCGTTGCTCGACACACCTGAAGGCAAGCGCTGGTAA
- a CDS encoding protein YgfX, with translation MRAALGVFILIATLAVYTCFASHLGAWQAAPLTLAVWALLTLCAIKHEHAQPVALKIGPDGLSAWNRAGSLLAQGRIAGCSQWSGRLLVLALAPEHGRTRTLLLAADALPASVFRELAVLGRRGAGA, from the coding sequence ATGCGCGCCGCTTTGGGGGTCTTCATCCTGATTGCGACGCTGGCCGTCTATACCTGTTTCGCGTCGCATCTGGGCGCCTGGCAGGCGGCTCCGTTGACGCTCGCCGTGTGGGCGCTGCTAACGCTCTGTGCGATAAAGCATGAGCATGCGCAGCCCGTCGCGCTGAAAATCGGCCCGGACGGACTGTCCGCCTGGAACCGGGCCGGCAGTTTGCTGGCGCAGGGCCGCATTGCCGGCTGTTCGCAATGGAGCGGTCGCCTGCTCGTTCTGGCGCTGGCGCCGGAACATGGGCGCACCCGCACGCTACTTCTTGCTGCTGACGCGCTTCCAGCGTCCGTTTTCCGGGAGCTGGCCGTGCTGGGCCGGCGTGGCGCCGGCGCCTGA
- the fabF gene encoding beta-ketoacyl-ACP synthase II, which produces MSRRRVVVTGLGLISPVGNNVADGWANLVAGKSGIANITKFDASNFSTRFAGEVKGFNIEDYIPGKDARKMDTFIHYGVAAGIQAMQDSGLEVTDENAERIGVVVGSGIGGLPMIEETQTELLNRGPRRISPFFVPASIINMISGHLSIKFGLKGPNLAIVTACTTGLHCIGEASRLIEYGDADVMVAGGAEATVSPLGIGGFAAAKALSQRNDDPATASRPWDKDRDGFVLGEGAGVMVLEEYEHAKARGAKIYAEISGYGMSGDAYHMTAPLEDGDGARRCMLAALKNAGINSDQVNYLNAHGTSTPLGDLAETTGIKRAFGDHAKDMVVNSTKSMTGHLLGGAGGLESVFTVLAVHHQVSPPTINIFNQDPACDLDYCANTAREMKIDVALKNSFGFGGTNGTLVFKRA; this is translated from the coding sequence GTGAGCCGCCGTCGTGTTGTTGTTACAGGCCTGGGGCTGATTTCGCCTGTTGGCAATAATGTTGCCGACGGCTGGGCCAATCTGGTCGCTGGCAAGTCGGGTATTGCCAATATTACGAAGTTCGATGCGTCGAACTTTTCGACTCGCTTCGCCGGCGAGGTGAAGGGCTTCAATATCGAGGACTACATCCCCGGTAAGGATGCTCGCAAGATGGATACATTCATCCATTACGGCGTTGCCGCCGGCATCCAGGCGATGCAGGACAGCGGTCTCGAAGTGACCGATGAGAACGCTGAGCGCATCGGCGTGGTGGTCGGTTCGGGCATTGGCGGTCTGCCGATGATCGAAGAAACGCAGACCGAATTGCTGAATCGTGGTCCTCGCCGGATTTCGCCGTTCTTTGTGCCGGCGTCGATCATCAACATGATCTCCGGCCATCTATCGATCAAGTTTGGCCTCAAAGGCCCGAACCTCGCGATCGTTACTGCATGTACCACTGGGTTGCATTGCATCGGCGAGGCTTCGCGCCTGATCGAGTACGGTGACGCGGACGTGATGGTCGCCGGCGGCGCGGAAGCGACGGTGTCGCCGCTCGGGATCGGTGGCTTTGCGGCGGCGAAAGCGCTGTCGCAACGCAATGACGATCCGGCAACGGCGAGCCGTCCGTGGGACAAGGACCGCGACGGTTTCGTACTAGGCGAGGGCGCCGGCGTGATGGTGCTCGAAGAGTACGAACATGCGAAGGCGCGCGGCGCGAAGATTTACGCCGAAATCAGCGGCTACGGGATGAGCGGCGACGCCTATCACATGACCGCTCCGCTGGAAGATGGCGACGGCGCGCGCCGCTGCATGCTGGCCGCCTTGAAAAACGCGGGCATCAATTCGGATCAGGTGAATTACCTGAACGCGCACGGCACGTCCACGCCGCTGGGCGATCTGGCTGAAACCACAGGCATCAAGCGCGCATTCGGCGATCACGCCAAAGACATGGTCGTGAATTCGACCAAGTCGATGACAGGTCACCTGTTGGGCGGCGCCGGCGGTCTGGAATCCGTGTTCACCGTGCTCGCCGTGCATCACCAGGTGTCGCCCCCGACGATCAACATCTTCAATCAGGATCCGGCCTGCGATCTCGATTACTGCGCCAACACCGCGCGGGAGATGAAGATCGACGTCGCGCTGAAGAACTCGTTCGGGTTCGGCGGCACGAACGGCACGCTGGTCTTCAAGCGCGCCTGA
- the acpP gene encoding acyl carrier protein, producing the protein MDNIEQRVKKIVAEQLGVAEAEIKNEASFVNDLGADSLDTVELVMALEDEFGMEIPDEEAEKITTVQQAIDYARANVKA; encoded by the coding sequence ATGGACAATATCGAACAGCGCGTCAAGAAGATCGTCGCAGAACAACTGGGCGTTGCAGAAGCTGAGATCAAGAACGAAGCTTCGTTCGTGAACGACCTCGGCGCCGACTCGCTCGACACCGTTGAACTCGTGATGGCCCTCGAAGACGAATTCGGCATGGAAATTCCGGATGAAGAAGCCGAGAAGATCACCACCGTTCAGCAAGCGATCGACTACGCTCGCGCGAACGTCAAGGCCTAA